A portion of the Punica granatum isolate Tunisia-2019 chromosome 7, ASM765513v2, whole genome shotgun sequence genome contains these proteins:
- the LOC116213903 gene encoding probable serine/threonine-protein kinase At1g54610 isoform X2 — protein sequence MMGCVCCKPSAIEDSKESPRVSSKTSSDLRASREALSRREETVRAKDRHSNTNEGRAMLIDKQINGSVRLHADSLDRNREKMEHVVAHHPAIGSIPKVSEGEQVAAGWPPWLAAVAGEAIRGWLPRRADSFEKLDKIGQGTYSNVYRARDLDQRKIVALKKVRFDNLEPESVRFMAREIHILRRLDHPNVIRLEGLVTSRMSCSLYLVFEYMEHDLAGLASHPGLKFTEAQVKCYMQQLLRGLDHCHSRGVLHRDIKGSNLLIDNNGILKIADFGLASFYDPHQNHPLTSRVVTLWYRPPELLLGATYYGTAVDLWSTGCIVAELYAGKPIMPGRTEVEQLHKIFKLCGSPSEDYWRKSKLPHATIFKPQQPYRRCVAETFKDFPAPALDLVETLLSIDPADRGSAASALKSEFFTTNPLPCDPSSLPKYPPSKEFDAKIRDEEARRQGAAGNRGQRLDLERRGARESRAVPAPDANAELVASMQKRQLQPNSKSRSEKFNPHPEEVASGFPIDPPRPSQAAEASVDPQDPPHKRASYSGPLTNRAAWTKDGKKLDDKIASGAHYQVISGAVTGRGLPSDDRRERSVALQPEVPKLIGRFPGSFKETTESLIQKDQRHPMLGGFHNKEDGKTGNKDPVLGYGSKGHKIHYSGPLLVPSGNMDQMLKDHDRHIQEAVRRARLDKAKARKAQNQLSASSLFVSGR from the exons ATGATGGGCTGTGTTTGTTGCAAGCCTTCCGCGATCGAGGATAGTAAAGAGAGTCCTCGGGTATCTAGCAAGACTTCCTCAGACCTAAGGGCTTCCAGGGAAGCTTTGTCGAGGAGGGAAGAGACTGTTCGGGCCAAGGATAGACACAGTAATACGAACGAAGGGAGAGCAATGTTGATCGACAAGCAAATTAATGGATCAGTGAGGTTGCATGCTGATAGCTTGGACAGGAATAGGGAGAAGATGGAGCACGTTGTTGCTCATCATCCTGCAATTGGCAGTATCCCCAAAGTTTCGGAAGGAGAGCAGGTTGCGGCGGGCTGGCCACCTTGGCTTGCTGCAGTGGCTGGAGAGGCTATTAGGGGATGGTTGCCGCGCCGTGCAGATTCCTTCGAGAAGCTTGATAAA ATTGGCCAGGGAACTTACAGCAATGTCTACCGGGCTCGTGATCTTGATCAAAGGAAGATTGTCGCATTGAAGAAAGTAAGATTTGATAATCTAGAGCCTGAAAGTGTGCGCTTTATGGCCAGAGAAATTCACATTTTACGCAGGCTTGATCATCCAAATGTAATAAGGCTAGAAGGTTTGGTGACATCAAGGATGTCTTGTAGCTTGTATCTTGTCTTTGAGTACATGGAACATGATTTGGCTGGGTTGGCTTCGCACCCTGGACTGAAATTTACTGAAGCTCAG GTTAAATGTTACATGCAGCAACTCTTACGTGGACTTGATCACTGTCATAGTCGTGGTGTTTTACACCGAGACATAAAGGGTTCCAACCTTCTCATCGACAATAATGGCATTCTGAAGATTGCAGACTTTGGATTGGCAAGTTTTTACGATCCCCATCAAAATCACCCATTGACAAGTCGTGTAGTGACTCTTTGGTACAGGCCACCTGAGCTTTTGCTGGGAGCTACTTACTATGGGACTGCTGTTGATCTCTGGAGTACAGGTTGCATAGTTGCTGAGTTGTATGCGGGCAAGCCTATAATGCCCGGAAGAACAGAG GTGGAGCAACTGCATAAGATTTTTAAACTTTGTGGCTCTCCTTCCGAGGATTATTGGAGAAAATCAAAGTTGCCTCATGCAACTATCTTTAAGCCTCAGCAGCCTTATAGACGCTGTGTAGCGGAAACATTTAAGGACTTTCCTGCACCTGCTCTGGATCTGGTGGAGACCCTACTTTCAATAGATCCTGCTGATCGTGGATCTGCAGCCTCTGCTCTCAAGAGTGAG TTCTTCACCACAAATCCACTTCCATGCGATCCTTCTAGTTTGCCGAAGTATCCTCCCAGCAAAGAGTTTGATGCAAAAATACGGGATGAGGAAGCTCGAAG GCAAGGAGCAGCAGGAAACAGGGGTCAGCGGCTTGATCTTGAAAGGAGGGGTGCCAGGGAGTCACGAGCTGTCCCAGCACCTGATGCCAATGCCGAATTGGTAGCATCAATGCAG AAGAGACAACTTCAGCCTAATTCAAAGAGCCGAAGTGAGAAGTTTAACCCTCACCCAGAAGAAGTTGCTTCTGGTTTTCCAATTGATCCTCCAAGACCTTCACAAGCTGCAGAAGCTAGCGTCGACCCCCAAGACCCTCCTCATAAAAGAGCCTCGTACTCTGGTCCACTTACTAATCGAGCAGCATGGACAAAAGACGGGAAGAAgctggatgataaaattgcatcTGGGGCTCATTATCAAGTGATCTCAGGTGCAGTGACGGGAAGGGGTTTGCCTTCTGATGATCGAAGGGAACGATCCGTTGCGTTGCAGCCCGAAGTGCCAAAACTAATTGGGAGGTTCCCGGGATCTTTCAAGGAGACCACTGAGTCCTTGATACAGAAGGATCAGAGGCATCCCATGCTAGGAGGATTCCATAACAAAGAAGACGGAAAAACTGGCAATAAGGACCCGGTTCTT GGTTACGGGTCCAAGGGACACAAGATCCACTACTCAGGCCCATTACTCGTACCATCAGGCAACATGGATCAAATGTTGAAGGACCACGATCGCCACATCCAAGAAGCTGTCAGAAGAGCTCGATTAGACAAGGCAAAAGCCCGGAAAGCTCAGAACCAGTTGTCAGCTTCTTCGTTATTTGTTTCAGGTCGCTGA
- the LOC116213903 gene encoding probable serine/threonine-protein kinase At1g54610 isoform X1 produces MMGCVCCKPSAIEDSKESPRVSSKTSSDLRASREALSRREETVRAKDRHSNTNEGRAMLIDKQINGSVRLHADSLDRNREKMEHVVAHHPAIGSIPKVSEGEQVAAGWPPWLAAVAGEAIRGWLPRRADSFEKLDKIGQGTYSNVYRARDLDQRKIVALKKVRFDNLEPESVRFMAREIHILRRLDHPNVIRLEGLVTSRMSCSLYLVFEYMEHDLAGLASHPGLKFTEAQVKCYMQQLLRGLDHCHSRGVLHRDIKGSNLLIDNNGILKIADFGLASFYDPHQNHPLTSRVVTLWYRPPELLLGATYYGTAVDLWSTGCIVAELYAGKPIMPGRTEVEQLHKIFKLCGSPSEDYWRKSKLPHATIFKPQQPYRRCVAETFKDFPAPALDLVETLLSIDPADRGSAASALKSEFFTTNPLPCDPSSLPKYPPSKEFDAKIRDEEARRQGAAGNRGQRLDLERRGARESRAVPAPDANAELVASMQKRQLQPNSKSRSEKFNPHPEEVASGFPIDPPRPSQAAEASVDPQDPPHKRASYSGPLTNRAAWTKDGKKLDDKIASGAHYQVISGAVTGRGLPSDDRRERSVALQPEVPKLIGRFPGSFKETTESLIQKDQRHPMLGGFHNKEDGKTGNKDPVLQGYGSKGHKIHYSGPLLVPSGNMDQMLKDHDRHIQEAVRRARLDKAKARKAQNQLSASSLFVSGR; encoded by the exons ATGATGGGCTGTGTTTGTTGCAAGCCTTCCGCGATCGAGGATAGTAAAGAGAGTCCTCGGGTATCTAGCAAGACTTCCTCAGACCTAAGGGCTTCCAGGGAAGCTTTGTCGAGGAGGGAAGAGACTGTTCGGGCCAAGGATAGACACAGTAATACGAACGAAGGGAGAGCAATGTTGATCGACAAGCAAATTAATGGATCAGTGAGGTTGCATGCTGATAGCTTGGACAGGAATAGGGAGAAGATGGAGCACGTTGTTGCTCATCATCCTGCAATTGGCAGTATCCCCAAAGTTTCGGAAGGAGAGCAGGTTGCGGCGGGCTGGCCACCTTGGCTTGCTGCAGTGGCTGGAGAGGCTATTAGGGGATGGTTGCCGCGCCGTGCAGATTCCTTCGAGAAGCTTGATAAA ATTGGCCAGGGAACTTACAGCAATGTCTACCGGGCTCGTGATCTTGATCAAAGGAAGATTGTCGCATTGAAGAAAGTAAGATTTGATAATCTAGAGCCTGAAAGTGTGCGCTTTATGGCCAGAGAAATTCACATTTTACGCAGGCTTGATCATCCAAATGTAATAAGGCTAGAAGGTTTGGTGACATCAAGGATGTCTTGTAGCTTGTATCTTGTCTTTGAGTACATGGAACATGATTTGGCTGGGTTGGCTTCGCACCCTGGACTGAAATTTACTGAAGCTCAG GTTAAATGTTACATGCAGCAACTCTTACGTGGACTTGATCACTGTCATAGTCGTGGTGTTTTACACCGAGACATAAAGGGTTCCAACCTTCTCATCGACAATAATGGCATTCTGAAGATTGCAGACTTTGGATTGGCAAGTTTTTACGATCCCCATCAAAATCACCCATTGACAAGTCGTGTAGTGACTCTTTGGTACAGGCCACCTGAGCTTTTGCTGGGAGCTACTTACTATGGGACTGCTGTTGATCTCTGGAGTACAGGTTGCATAGTTGCTGAGTTGTATGCGGGCAAGCCTATAATGCCCGGAAGAACAGAG GTGGAGCAACTGCATAAGATTTTTAAACTTTGTGGCTCTCCTTCCGAGGATTATTGGAGAAAATCAAAGTTGCCTCATGCAACTATCTTTAAGCCTCAGCAGCCTTATAGACGCTGTGTAGCGGAAACATTTAAGGACTTTCCTGCACCTGCTCTGGATCTGGTGGAGACCCTACTTTCAATAGATCCTGCTGATCGTGGATCTGCAGCCTCTGCTCTCAAGAGTGAG TTCTTCACCACAAATCCACTTCCATGCGATCCTTCTAGTTTGCCGAAGTATCCTCCCAGCAAAGAGTTTGATGCAAAAATACGGGATGAGGAAGCTCGAAG GCAAGGAGCAGCAGGAAACAGGGGTCAGCGGCTTGATCTTGAAAGGAGGGGTGCCAGGGAGTCACGAGCTGTCCCAGCACCTGATGCCAATGCCGAATTGGTAGCATCAATGCAG AAGAGACAACTTCAGCCTAATTCAAAGAGCCGAAGTGAGAAGTTTAACCCTCACCCAGAAGAAGTTGCTTCTGGTTTTCCAATTGATCCTCCAAGACCTTCACAAGCTGCAGAAGCTAGCGTCGACCCCCAAGACCCTCCTCATAAAAGAGCCTCGTACTCTGGTCCACTTACTAATCGAGCAGCATGGACAAAAGACGGGAAGAAgctggatgataaaattgcatcTGGGGCTCATTATCAAGTGATCTCAGGTGCAGTGACGGGAAGGGGTTTGCCTTCTGATGATCGAAGGGAACGATCCGTTGCGTTGCAGCCCGAAGTGCCAAAACTAATTGGGAGGTTCCCGGGATCTTTCAAGGAGACCACTGAGTCCTTGATACAGAAGGATCAGAGGCATCCCATGCTAGGAGGATTCCATAACAAAGAAGACGGAAAAACTGGCAATAAGGACCCGGTTCTT CAGGGTTACGGGTCCAAGGGACACAAGATCCACTACTCAGGCCCATTACTCGTACCATCAGGCAACATGGATCAAATGTTGAAGGACCACGATCGCCACATCCAAGAAGCTGTCAGAAGAGCTCGATTAGACAAGGCAAAAGCCCGGAAAGCTCAGAACCAGTTGTCAGCTTCTTCGTTATTTGTTTCAGGTCGCTGA